A genome region from Tursiops truncatus isolate mTurTru1 chromosome 15, mTurTru1.mat.Y, whole genome shotgun sequence includes the following:
- the SUN5 gene encoding LOW QUALITY PROTEIN: SUN domain-containing protein 5 (The sequence of the model RefSeq protein was modified relative to this genomic sequence to represent the inferred CDS: substituted 1 base at 1 genomic stop codon), producing MPRSSRSPGNSCDPRRNVPKEVRSRRVTQRGRNTRRMTEEDLSNTSDTFLLPIHINASGLTQCMLGCMSWISHLACFLRTQAHQVLFNTCRCNLSLCKLMGKTGVLILCAFGFWMFSMHLLSKMDVWQDESINGPLQRLRMYQEKVQHHAGEIQDLRGNLNQLIAKLQKMEAMSDEQKMAQKIMKMIQGDYIEKPDFALKSIGASIDYEQTSATYNHDKARSYWNWIRLWNYAQPPDVILEPNMTPGNCWAFSGDRGQVTIQLAQKVYLSNLTLQHIPKTISLSGSLDTAPKDFVIYGMEVSPKKEVFLGAFQFQPENIIQMFQLQNHPPRTFGAVKMKISSNWGNPRFTCLYRVRVHGSVTPPREQPNXRPHSERD from the exons GGTCACCCAACGAGGCCGGAACACCCGCAGGATGACAGAGGAGGATTTGTCAAACACAa GTGACACCTTCCTGTTGCCTATCCACATCAATGCCTCAGGCCTGACCCAGTGCATGCTGGGATGTATGT CCTGGATCAGCCACCTGGCTTGCTTCCTGAGGACTCAGGCCCACCAGGTTCTGTTCAACACCTGCAG ATGCAATCTGTCCCTCTGCAAGCTCATGGGAAAGACAGGTGTTCTGATCCTCTGTGCTTTTG GATTCTGGATGTTTTCTATGCACTTGCTGTCCAAAATGGATGTCTGGCAG GATGAGAGCATAAATGGTCCACTGCAGAGATTGAG GATGTACCAAGAAAaggtgcaacatcatgctgggGAAATCCAGGACCTCCGAGGTAACTTGAATCAGCTCATTGCCAAGCTCCAGAAGATGGAAGCCATGTCAGATGAG CAAAAAATGGCccagaaaataatgaagatgatccaaggAGATTACATTGAAAAGCCGGACTTTGCCCTGAAGTCGATAG GGGCCTCCATCGACTACGAGCAAACGTCAGCCACATACAACCACGACAAGGCTCGCTCTTACTGGAACTGGATCCGGCTGTGGAACTATGCACAGCCCCCGGACGTGATCCTTGAG CCCAACATGACACCTGGCAACTGCTGGGCCTTCTCGGGTGACAGAGGCCAGGTGACCATCCAACTGGCCCAGAAGGTCTACCTGTCCAACCTGACACTGCAGCACATCCCCAAGACCATCTCACTGTCAGGCAGCCTGGACACTGCCCCCAAGGACTTCGTCATCTAC GGCATGGAAGTTTCCCCAAAGAAGGAGGTGTTCCTGGGAGCGTTCCAGTTTCAGCCAGAAAACATCATTCAGATGTTCCAGCTCCAG AACCACCCTCCCAGGACTTTTGGAGCAGTCAAGATGAAGATATCAAGCAACTGGGGGAACCCACGCTTCACCTGCCTATACCGAGTGCGTGTGCACGGCTCTGTGACCCCACCCAGAGAGCAGCCTAACTAGAGGCCCCACTCCGAGAGAGATTAA